A single Cygnus atratus isolate AKBS03 ecotype Queensland, Australia chromosome 11, CAtr_DNAZoo_HiC_assembly, whole genome shotgun sequence DNA region contains:
- the LOC118251921 gene encoding lamin-L(III)-like isoform X2, whose amino-acid sequence MTTALSSTPAGGSRSAGRGAASSPLSPTRLSRLQEKEELRQLNDRLAAYIERVRALEADKTALRQRLAEQEAGSGRELGCLRLRYEAELADARRALDDIAIERAALQVELGKIGEEHRQLHSRNSKKEADLNLAQARVRDLDAQLNTKEADLATALNQNRSLENDLHELKDQVVTLQLSLEDAKKHLHNEMLRRVDLENHMKTLQEQMTFQKRLHEDELKETKRVHESRMAEIESGRQREFESKLSDALQGLRKQHEEQIQGYKEELERTFSAKVENAQLSAARNSDFANAAREELMETKLRVDTLTSQVNQYQSQNAALESKIRELQEALDYDRDLHRRRMAEKEKEMAQAQQQVQAQLEEYEHLLDVKLALDLEINAYRKMLEGEEQRLKLSPSPSSRSTATQATSQERRFLHGKKRKIAQKREHSPRFKTVQHASSSGNISIEEIDADGKYVRLKNNSDADQPLHGWVLRRHLESVSDVTYKFPSRFTLQAGQVVTIWGAAAGVSPGPSDLVWNSQKSWGSGYNIGVTLVTDEGEELAERKLMHVPREESGEHDEYEEVTESEMELPSQQNEDPSCSIM is encoded by the exons ATGACCACGGCTCTGTCCTCTACACCGGCCGGAGGGAGCCGCTCcgccggccgcggggctgcctCCTCTCCGCTGAGCCCGACGAGGCTCAGCCggctgcaggagaaggaggagctGCGGCAGCTCAATGACCGCCTGGCCGCCTACATCGAGCGGGTGCGGGCGCTGGAGGCCGACAAGACGGCGCTGCGGCAGAGGCTGGCcgagcaggaggctggcagcggccgggagctgggctgcctgcGGCTCCGCTACGAGGCGGAGCTGGCCGATGCCCGCCGGGCGCTGGACGATATCGCCATCGAGCGGGCCGCGCTGCAGGTGGAGCTGGGCAAGATCGGTGAGGAGCACCGGCAGCTGCACAGCAG GAATTCAAAGAAAGAAGCTGACTTAAACCTGGCACAGGCTCGTGTGAGAGACCTTGATGCTCAGCTGAATACAAAGGAAGCTGACTTAGCAACAGCTTTGAATCAGAACCGAAGTTTGGAAAATGACCTTCATGAATTAAAGGATCAAGTAGTCACT CTGCAGCTGTCACTGGAAGATGCCAAAAAGCATCTTCACAATGAAATGTTGAGAAGGGTGGACCTGGAAAATCACATGAAAACATTGCAGGAACAAATGACATTCCAGAAGCGCCTTCATGAAGAC GAACTCAAGGAGACAAAGAGAGTCCATGAGAGCAGGATGGCAGAAATAGAGTCTGGCCGTCAGAGAGAATTTGAGAGTAAGCTCTCAGATGCTCTGCAGGGGctcagaaaacagcatgaagAACAAATTCAAGGATACAAAGAAGAACTGGAGCGAACATTCAGTGCAAAA GTGGAGAATgcccagctttctgcagcaagaaATAGTGACTTTGCCAATGCTGCTCGGGAGGAGCTAATGGAAACAAAGCTGAGAGTTGATACGCTGACATCTCAAGTTAATCAATATCAAAGCCAG AATGCTGCTTTGGAGAGCAAAATAAGGGAGCTACAGGAAGCGCTGGATTATGATCGTGATCTACATCGAAGGCGTATggctgaaaaagagaaagaaatggcccaagcccagcagcaggtACAAGCACAGTTGGAAGAATATGAGCATCTCTTAGATGTGAAACTGGCTCTAGATCTGGAAATAAATGCCTACAGGAAGatgctggaaggagaggaacAGAG GCTAAAGCTGTCACCTAGTCCATCTTCACGCAGCACTGCAACTCAAGCAACAAGTCAAGAGCGACGGTTcctgcatgggaaaaaaaggaaaatagccCAAAAGAGAGAACATAGTCCTAGATTTAAGACTGTTCAGCATGCTTCATCTTCAGGAAATATATCTATTGAAGAAATTGATGCAGATGGGAAATATGTCAGGCTTAAAAACAACTCTGATGCG GATCAGCCACTACATGGATGGGTGTTGAGAAGACATCTTGAAAGTGTGTCAGATGTAACATACAAATTCCCTTCACGGTTCACTCTTCAGGCAGGCCAAGTAGTTACG AtctggggagcagctgctggtgtaAGCCCAGGTCCTAGTGATCTGGTCTGGAATTCTCAGAAGTCTTGGGGAAGTGGGTATAATATTGGTGTTACTCTTGTCACAGATGAAGGTGAG GAACTAGCAGAGAGGAAGTTAATGCATGTACCTAGAGAAGAAAGTGGTGAGCATGATGAGTATGAAGAAGTAACTGAAAGTGAAATGGAGCTTCCATCTCAG CAAAATGAGGATCCTAGCTGTTCTATCATGTAA
- the LOC118251921 gene encoding lamin-L(III)-like isoform X1, with protein MTTALSSTPAGGSRSAGRGAASSPLSPTRLSRLQEKEELRQLNDRLAAYIERVRALEADKTALRQRLAEQEAGSGRELGCLRLRYEAELADARRALDDIAIERAALQVELGKIGEEHRQLHSRNSKKEADLNLAQARVRDLDAQLNTKEADLATALNQNRSLENDLHELKDQVVTLQLSLEDAKKHLHNEMLRRVDLENHMKTLQEQMTFQKRLHEDELKETKRVHESRMAEIESGRQREFESKLSDALQGLRKQHEEQIQGYKEELERTFSAKVENAQLSAARNSDFANAAREELMETKLRVDTLTSQVNQYQSQNAALESKIRELQEALDYDRDLHRRRMAEKEKEMAQAQQQVQAQLEEYEHLLDVKLALDLEINAYRKMLEGEEQRLKLSPSPSSRSTATQATSQERRFLHGKKRKIAQKREHSPRFKTVQHASSSGNISIEEIDADGKYVRLKNNSDADQPLHGWVLRRHLESVSDVTYKFPSRFTLQAGQVVTIWGAAAGVSPGPSDLVWNSQKSWGSGYNIGVTLVTDEGEELAERKLMHVPREESGEHDEYEEVTESEMELPSQTKRRRKKKCCLVS; from the exons ATGACCACGGCTCTGTCCTCTACACCGGCCGGAGGGAGCCGCTCcgccggccgcggggctgcctCCTCTCCGCTGAGCCCGACGAGGCTCAGCCggctgcaggagaaggaggagctGCGGCAGCTCAATGACCGCCTGGCCGCCTACATCGAGCGGGTGCGGGCGCTGGAGGCCGACAAGACGGCGCTGCGGCAGAGGCTGGCcgagcaggaggctggcagcggccgggagctgggctgcctgcGGCTCCGCTACGAGGCGGAGCTGGCCGATGCCCGCCGGGCGCTGGACGATATCGCCATCGAGCGGGCCGCGCTGCAGGTGGAGCTGGGCAAGATCGGTGAGGAGCACCGGCAGCTGCACAGCAG GAATTCAAAGAAAGAAGCTGACTTAAACCTGGCACAGGCTCGTGTGAGAGACCTTGATGCTCAGCTGAATACAAAGGAAGCTGACTTAGCAACAGCTTTGAATCAGAACCGAAGTTTGGAAAATGACCTTCATGAATTAAAGGATCAAGTAGTCACT CTGCAGCTGTCACTGGAAGATGCCAAAAAGCATCTTCACAATGAAATGTTGAGAAGGGTGGACCTGGAAAATCACATGAAAACATTGCAGGAACAAATGACATTCCAGAAGCGCCTTCATGAAGAC GAACTCAAGGAGACAAAGAGAGTCCATGAGAGCAGGATGGCAGAAATAGAGTCTGGCCGTCAGAGAGAATTTGAGAGTAAGCTCTCAGATGCTCTGCAGGGGctcagaaaacagcatgaagAACAAATTCAAGGATACAAAGAAGAACTGGAGCGAACATTCAGTGCAAAA GTGGAGAATgcccagctttctgcagcaagaaATAGTGACTTTGCCAATGCTGCTCGGGAGGAGCTAATGGAAACAAAGCTGAGAGTTGATACGCTGACATCTCAAGTTAATCAATATCAAAGCCAG AATGCTGCTTTGGAGAGCAAAATAAGGGAGCTACAGGAAGCGCTGGATTATGATCGTGATCTACATCGAAGGCGTATggctgaaaaagagaaagaaatggcccaagcccagcagcaggtACAAGCACAGTTGGAAGAATATGAGCATCTCTTAGATGTGAAACTGGCTCTAGATCTGGAAATAAATGCCTACAGGAAGatgctggaaggagaggaacAGAG GCTAAAGCTGTCACCTAGTCCATCTTCACGCAGCACTGCAACTCAAGCAACAAGTCAAGAGCGACGGTTcctgcatgggaaaaaaaggaaaatagccCAAAAGAGAGAACATAGTCCTAGATTTAAGACTGTTCAGCATGCTTCATCTTCAGGAAATATATCTATTGAAGAAATTGATGCAGATGGGAAATATGTCAGGCTTAAAAACAACTCTGATGCG GATCAGCCACTACATGGATGGGTGTTGAGAAGACATCTTGAAAGTGTGTCAGATGTAACATACAAATTCCCTTCACGGTTCACTCTTCAGGCAGGCCAAGTAGTTACG AtctggggagcagctgctggtgtaAGCCCAGGTCCTAGTGATCTGGTCTGGAATTCTCAGAAGTCTTGGGGAAGTGGGTATAATATTGGTGTTACTCTTGTCACAGATGAAGGTGAG GAACTAGCAGAGAGGAAGTTAATGCATGTACCTAGAGAAGAAAGTGGTGAGCATGATGAGTATGAAGAAGTAACTGAAAGTGAAATGGAGCTTCCATCTCAG accaaaagaagaagaaaaaagaaatgttgtttgGTTTCATGA